In Zingiber officinale cultivar Zhangliang chromosome 6A, Zo_v1.1, whole genome shotgun sequence, a single genomic region encodes these proteins:
- the LOC121993962 gene encoding senescence-specific cysteine protease SAG39-like — translation MGRIPAAAFTVKQCLVLAALFAVISSTAWGRKLSYPESMSMAERHERWMAQHGRVYRDDAEKQRRFDIFKSNVELIDSFNAAGKHKYSLGINQFADMTNEEFKSSYTGFKNMIAAKPIRKGGFMYENVSATPKSVDWRTKGAVTPIKDQGQCGCCWAFSAVAAMEGITKLTAGKLISLSEQQLVDCDVHGEDQGCNGGLMDNAFEFIINNGGLATETKYPYQATDGTCSKQKSSPSAAAISGYEDVPADDEVALRKAVAHQPVSVAIEASGSAFQFYNGGVFTGECGTDLDHGVTAVGYGATSDGSKYWLVKNSWGADWGENGYIRMERDVDAKEGLCGIAMQASYPTA, via the exons ATGGGTAGAATTCCGGCCGCCGCCTTCACCGTGAAGCAATGCCTCGTCTTGGCGGCCTTGTTCGCTGTAATATCAAGCACCGCTTGGGGGCGCAAGCTAAGTTATCCAGAGAGCATGTCCATGGCAGAGAGGCACGAGCGGTGGATGGCGCAGCACGGGCGCGTCTACCGCGATGACGCAGAGAAGCAGCGCCGCTTCGACATCTTCAAGTCCAACGTCGAGCTCATCGACTCGTTCAACGCCGCCGGCAAGCACAAGTACTCGCTGGGCATCAACCAGTTCGCCGACATGACCAACGAGGAGTTCAAATCTTCCTACACTGGCTTCAAGAATATGATCGCGGCGAAGCCGATCAGGAAGGGAGGATTCATGTACGAGAACGTGTCCGCGACGCCGAAGAGCGTCGACTGGAGGACCAAAGGAGCAGTCACTCCCATCAAAGATCAAGGGCAGTGTG GATGTTGCTGGGCGTTCTCGGCAGTGGCGGCGATGGAGGGCATCACCAAGCTCACCGCTGGCAAGTTGATCTCTCTCTCCGAGCAGCAGCTGGTGGACTGCGACGTCCACGGCGAGGACCAAGGCTGCAACGGCGGCCTCATGGACAACGCGTTCGAGTTCATCATCAACAACGGCGGCCTCGCCACCGAGACCAAGTACCCTTACCAGGCCACCGACGGCACCTGCAGCAAGCAGAAATCCTCCCCCTCCGCCGCCGCCATCAGTGGGTACGAGGACGTGCCTGCCGACGATGAGGTGGCGCTGCGCAAGGCCGTGGCCCACCAGCCGGTGTCGGTGGCGATAGAGGCCAGCGGATCGGCCTTCCAGTTCTACAACGGCGGCGTCTTCACGGGGGAATGTGGAACTGATCTCGACCACGGCGTCACAGCGGTGGGCTACGGCGCGACGAGCGATGGCAGCAAGTACTGGCTGGTGAAGAATTCTTGGGGTGCCGATTGGGGGGAGAACGGCTACATAAGGATGGAAAGGGACGTGGATGCTAAGGAAGGGCTGTGTGGTATCGCCATGCAAGCTTCCTACCCAACTGCTTGA